A single uncultured Fusobacterium sp. DNA region contains:
- the cas1 gene encoding CRISPR-associated endonuclease Cas1, giving the protein MDLFIEKIGTKISYEKGYFILENKDEKTKHLSFDNIDNILINQGCTLTTNFIKNAILKDINIYFIDEYGNIYGNISSVIYNINPEIKITQLKKFPTSFGKNIGKEWIIEKINNQKSHLQKIYSRRGITNNFLEIEKEFNFLIENIRKIDLNCEQYNNIIMGYEGRASVVYFENIKKFLPKSWQFEKRETQGATEPYNIVLNYIFGVLYFKIEKSLTLAGLDIQIGIIHSLGKNRKSLVYDFIEPFRFLGWEITFLLFSKKMLNKSDFDLEERKINSNGKKVIIQELYSRLNNIIEYNGKKIKFEEIIRKKANLLVKELMKDEIYNKL; this is encoded by the coding sequence ATGGATCTATTTATAGAAAAAATAGGGACAAAAATCTCTTATGAAAAAGGGTATTTTATTTTAGAAAATAAAGATGAAAAAACTAAACACCTTTCTTTTGACAACATAGATAATATACTTATAAACCAAGGTTGTACTCTTACTACAAACTTTATTAAAAATGCAATTTTAAAAGATATAAACATCTATTTTATAGATGAGTATGGAAATATTTATGGTAATATTAGCAGTGTTATTTACAATATAAATCCTGAAATAAAAATAACTCAATTAAAAAAATTTCCAACTTCTTTTGGAAAAAATATTGGAAAGGAATGGATTATTGAAAAAATTAATAATCAAAAATCACATTTACAAAAAATATATTCAAGAAGAGGAATAACAAATAATTTCCTTGAGATAGAAAAAGAATTTAATTTTTTAATTGAAAATATCAGAAAGATAGATTTAAATTGTGAACAATATAATAATATTATAATGGGATATGAAGGAAGAGCAAGTGTAGTATATTTTGAAAATATAAAAAAATTCTTACCTAAATCTTGGCAATTTGAAAAAAGAGAAACACAGGGAGCTACAGAACCTTATAATATTGTATTAAACTATATTTTTGGAGTTCTATATTTTAAAATAGAAAAATCTCTAACATTAGCAGGGTTAGATATTCAAATTGGAATAATTCATTCATTAGGAAAAAATAGAAAATCCTTAGTTTACGATTTTATAGAGCCTTTTAGATTTTTAGGTTGGGAAATAACATTCCTATTATTTAGTAAAAAAATGTTAAATAAAAGTGATTTTGATTTAGAAGAAAGAAAAATAAATTCCAATGGTAAAAAAGTAATAATACAAGAACTTTATTCAAGGTTAAATAATATCATTGAATATAATGGCAAAAAAATAAAATTTGAAGAAATAATAAGAAAAAAAGCTAATCTACTTGTAAAGGAATTGATGAAAGATGAAATATATAATAAGTTATGA
- the cas2 gene encoding CRISPR-associated endonuclease Cas2, with translation MKYIISYDISSSKIRKDFSDFLLSENFIRIQKSVFIGNIKKKYLFKKIQNWIENVENEKDSILLCPLCENNFKESYFMGKTFDIEDLELFEQFLFF, from the coding sequence ATGAAATATATAATAAGTTATGATATTAGTAGTTCAAAAATAAGAAAAGACTTTAGCGATTTTTTATTAAGTGAAAATTTTATAAGAATTCAAAAATCAGTTTTTATTGGTAATATTAAGAAGAAATATTTATTTAAAAAAATTCAAAATTGGATAGAAAATGTAGAAAATGAAAAAGATTCTATATTACTATGCCCTCTATGTGAAAATAATTTTAAAGAATCTTACTTTATGGGAAAAACTTTTGATATTGAAGATTTAGAATTATTTGAACAATTTTTATTTTTTTAG
- the cas2 gene encoding CRISPR-associated endonuclease Cas2 — MKIIITYDIIKNKTRNEIIELLFFYGLLRVQNSVFFGDLKKNKIKNIINGIKNIKLEENDSIYIFKICEKDFKNIKFFGKSINLYYIENDFIFI, encoded by the coding sequence ATGAAGATAATAATAACCTATGATATTATAAAAAATAAAACAAGAAATGAAATTATAGAACTTCTTTTTTTCTATGGATTATTAAGAGTTCAAAATTCAGTATTTTTTGGTGATCTAAAAAAAAATAAAATTAAAAATATAATAAATGGAATTAAAAATATAAAACTAGAAGAAAATGACTCTATTTACATTTTTAAAATATGTGAAAAAGATTTTAAAAATATAAAATTCTTTGGTAAAAGTATAAACTTATACTATATTGAAAATGACTTTATATTTATTTAA